From Micromonospora sp. NBC_01699, a single genomic window includes:
- a CDS encoding GNAT family N-acetyltransferase, translating to MSLPHGWTTRRPTLDDVAAILAVVHASDIAAIGAPDFSPEDVREALLAPNVDPSRDSWLAVDPTGEVSAWAYLESPSRGEREMIEVYVYPGRGEPAAAPLLDRQLARVAQRAAEFGYDRLTVRAGAVPTEERWISVLEAAGFEFVKRYARMRRPLAGVSAVAPPPPPGVLVRPVDPSDEAELRLFFRILDTAFRDTPDYLPRSFEQWREQVAVLPTVAWDEWFLAIVDGVPGGILQSADQALDQNEGWVKNLAVLREYRRRGVGAALLARAFASYAGKGREHAGLGVDLANPTEAARLYRAVGMTPVYEANIYHRSVAAAPDGREDPRCADGGQ from the coding sequence GTGAGCCTTCCCCACGGCTGGACGACGCGCCGACCCACCCTGGACGACGTAGCGGCGATCCTGGCGGTGGTGCACGCCAGCGACATCGCGGCGATCGGTGCGCCCGACTTCAGCCCCGAGGACGTACGGGAGGCCCTGCTCGCGCCGAACGTCGACCCGAGCCGGGACTCGTGGCTGGCGGTGGATCCCACCGGCGAGGTGAGCGCGTGGGCGTACCTGGAGAGCCCGAGCCGGGGCGAGCGCGAGATGATCGAGGTGTACGTGTACCCCGGTCGGGGCGAGCCGGCCGCCGCCCCGCTGCTGGACCGGCAACTGGCCCGGGTGGCGCAACGCGCGGCCGAGTTCGGGTACGACCGGCTGACCGTACGCGCCGGTGCGGTGCCGACCGAGGAGCGCTGGATCTCGGTGCTCGAAGCGGCCGGATTCGAGTTCGTCAAGCGGTACGCCCGGATGCGCCGCCCGCTCGCCGGGGTGTCCGCCGTCGCGCCGCCCCCGCCACCCGGGGTGCTGGTCCGGCCGGTGGACCCGAGCGACGAGGCAGAGTTGCGGCTCTTCTTCCGGATCCTCGACACCGCGTTCCGGGACACCCCGGACTACCTGCCGCGCAGCTTCGAGCAGTGGCGGGAGCAGGTGGCGGTGCTGCCGACCGTCGCCTGGGACGAGTGGTTCCTGGCGATCGTGGACGGGGTGCCCGGCGGCATCCTGCAATCCGCCGACCAGGCGCTGGACCAGAACGAGGGCTGGGTGAAGAACCTCGCCGTGCTGCGGGAGTACCGACGTCGTGGGGTGGGCGCGGCGCTGCTCGCCCGAGCGTTTGCCAGCTATGCCGGCAAAGGGCGCGAGCACGCCGGCCTGGGGGTGGACCTGGCCAACCCGACCGAGGCGGCGAGGCTCTACCGTGCGGTCGGGATGACCCCGGTGTACGAGGCGAACATCTACCACCGTTCGGTGGCCGCCGCCCCCGACGGCCGGGAGGATCCCCGCTGCGCCGACGGCGGACAGTAG